Proteins encoded in a region of the Drosophila sechellia strain sech25 chromosome 2L, ASM438219v1, whole genome shotgun sequence genome:
- the LOC6611318 gene encoding protein strawberry notch homolog 1 yields the protein MPCKRRSASALVAANPRESEEVVVKKRSYSRLSATTSKVSSETTNRDVLHPTRGKKCETNLNSKNVSQKGQKSQLMTESAGKFDPEPKGKRRAKSSASKSLHSDELANPRDSDNYARQLRAFMRSTTNTDNEQKLYAPAPARETSWPSRSRSRRRCTQKNENVIDSNEPDQNTTFNQPEVSSNIVLEKHNQRTSTSKENQNKARSQKESYIPPQSDNQVLNLSQKGKNDWTTKLPEPIPKNISKKNLHSKSSDIAEAEERTYLKRQSEKNYYSGYHSEETYTTPTKCSTAQINSIPYLDFGTTYGQAQNLVVSENANITQNPNPDLTSRYHHFKKPESPQPINFAHQKEMHMRNEHQYNPDRTPSSLEMLSQAEGKKESNQGAKKPTSNKVSNVSQYLIDLGFTSGNDDNNSNDGNEEQDDIDRRPNADMESLFATDELARPPPPPLAKIPTKRKAAERSNSRLLDPKKMEADMDARLQAELDSLPVVAVSADETKETPKEPLGETHHHISVPTIKNMSENEAFPKPNLVCIPPQPAIPPQPAIPPALTNCMANKAMETGISSVVQMANNPLASTQHHALPQVPIVTRLKVGQGEDVSVKFTTGADGLITNVQLVPSTMAMGQPTVKATQLESFTAQQLNKLLQSGQPYLSLPMTDSGVPGAVLQETLKTRDAPEQAVEDEEVDYEEIGVADTFAAYWPSKLKFGRAHPDPVVETATLSSVELPNITYELALPQKTTECLSALQLEAVVYACQAHEKYLPTGERAGFLLGDGAGVGKGRTIAGIIFDNYVKGRKRALWVSVSSDLKFDAERDLADIGAHENIRVATINKFKYSPIDSEENETFKRGVIFCTYTALIGESMTTNSKYKTRFRQLTNWLGRNFEGVIVFDECHKAKNLSLMNVGKSTKTGTTVLDLQRRLPNARVVYASATGASEPRNMAYMTRLGLWGTGTAYPEFYEFVNAVEKRGIGAMEIVAMDMKLRGTYIARQLSFKDVSFRIEEVNMSKEFRKSYNLSAELWAEINKKFQKACRLMCVENRVQKIITCQFWCAHQRFFKNLCIASKVNHVVKMTRQATRMGKAVVIGLQSTGESRTLEHLERHHGKLNSFVSTSKMIIQSFVEKHFPAPKRDSFHHLLNTGEFEPEARCRPPRQKKMKMDTEWVEDDMDAEAVESDIEMYDKNGNVAVAKPGQKRRGRPPKADKVEKITMQERILEHLRNNMKEEDNEPEPTDPLDNTKPPKTNITERDVERCINMREILLEKIDILGKKLPPNTLDKLISELGGTNLVAEMTGRRGRVVRTEYDGYKYEPRCENDSTMDLVNYREKQRFMDGSKHVAIISEAASSGISLQSDKRVSNQRRRLHITLELPWSADRAIQQFGRTHRSNQVNAPEYVFVITDLAGERRFASTVAKRLESLGALTQGDRRATDARDLSQFNIDNSIGRMALENVMQQLTSGKPLDRSQVPQSYKGNFLYDCCVAMAGVGMINVREENKVKVFTVEKDSNNISKFLNRILGCRVEVQNALFKFFLDQMYSLIMQLKRTGRFDLGILDLDAHGASVKSIKLMRFIRNHATGTAATELHTVTVERGMSFETALTKYRKEGQYEHEGFYVLQKLRQNKNSSILCLQAPSNSSDVSKGKINLQIYRPNTGPQVRLETHASISSRYVKVSPEEAQTYWVQQYELCLNVCSHLYWNRPCPMPTGCEVGLRMRTYHVLSGLMLPIWDRIELIIVNSGHKIQIIRMKTDENKKIVGTVVPHAAYDDLVDDLSTGSIVESY from the exons ATGCCGTGTAAAAGAAGGTCAGCTAGTGCCCTAGTAGCAGCTAATCCTCGAGAGAGCGAAGAGGTCGTTGTCAAAAAAAGGTCATATTCACGTTTAAGTGCCACAACATCGAAGGTCTCGAGCGAAACCACCAATCGCGACGTTTTACATCCAACCAGAGGTAAGAAATGTGAAACCAATCTGAATTCCAAAAATGTTTCGCAAAAAGGGCAAAAGTCACAGCTTATGACAGAAAGCGCTGGAAAATTTGATCCGGAGCCAAAGGGAAAACGGCGGGCTAAATCCTCAGCTTCCAAGTCCCTACATTCTGATGAGTTAGCGAACCCACGTGATTCAGATAATTATGCCAGGCAACTTCGAGCGTTTATGCGAAGTACTACAAATACGGACAATGAACAAAAGTTGTATGCACCTGCACCAGCACGTGAAACTTCATGGCCAAGTCGTTCTAGATCAAGGCGTAGATGTacacaaaagaatgaaaatGTAATTGATTCCAATGAACCGGATCAAAATACAACTTTTAATCAACCGGAAGTTTCTTCCAATATAGTTTTGGAAAAACATAACCAGAGGACTTCAACGTCtaaagaaaatcaaaataaagcCAGAAGCCAGAAAGAAAGCTATATTCCACCGCAATCGGACAATCAAGTTTTAAACTTAAGCCAAAAAGGTAAAAATGACTGGACTACGAAGTTGCCTGAGCCCATTccaaaaaatatatcgaaGAAGAATTTGCATTCAAAGTCCAGCGATATAGCCGAGGCGGAAGAACGAACATATTTAAAACGTCAGTCTGAGAAGAATTATTATTCAGGTTACCATTCGGAAGAGACATATACCACGCCGACTAAATGTTCTACAGCTCAAATCAACTCAATACCATATCTGGACTTCGGTACTACGTACGGCCAGGCTCAGAATTTAGTCGTGTCCGAAAACGCCAACATAACACAAAACCCGAATCCAGATTTAACATCGCGTTATCATCATTTTAAAAAGCCAGAGTCTCCACAGCCCATCAACTTCGCCCATCAGAAGGAAATGCATATGAGAAACGAACATCAATATAATCCCGATCGTACTCCTAGTTCTCTAGAAATGCTTTCTCAAGCCGAAGGTAAAAAAGAAAGTAATCAAGGCGCTAAAAAGCCAACGAGTAATAAAGTATCTAACGTTTCTCAATATCTGATCGATCTCGGGTTTACTAGCGGTAACGAcgataacaacagcaatgaTGGTAACGAGGAGCAAGACGATATTGATAGGCGCCCGAATGCTGATATGGAATCTTTATTTGCAACTGATGAGCTGGCACGTCCACCTCCGCCTCCACTAGCAAAGATTCCAACAAAGAGAAAGGCAGCTGAAAGATCAAATTCTCGGCTATTGGATCCCAAGAAAATGGAAGCTGATATGGATGCACGCCTCCAGGCGGAACTGGATTCTCTACCCGTGGTAGCAGTATCAGCTGACGAGACGAAAGAAACCCCAAAGGAACCATTAGGTGAAACTCACCATCACATATCAGTACCTACAATCAAGAACATGTCGGAGAATGAAGCTTTTCCGAAACCGAATCTGGTATGCATTCCTCCACAACCAGCTATTCCTCCGCAACCAGCCATTCCTCCAGCACTAACCAATTGTATGGCCAACAAAGCCATGGAGACAGGAATATCTAGCGTTGTTCAGATGGCAAATAATCCGCTTGCTTCAACTCAGCATCACGCCTTGCCACAAGTGCCGATAGTCACGCGACTTAAGGTTGGTCAGGGTGAGGATGTATCCGTTAAATTTACCACTGGTGCGGATGGACTAATTACCAATGTGCAGTTGGTGCCATCAACGATGGCAATGGGTCAGCCAACAGTGAAGGCCACCCAATTAGAGAGTTTTACGGCCCAGCAACTGAATAAGTTATTACAGAGTGGGCAGCCCTACCTGTCCTTGCCCATGACTGACTCTGGAGTTCCAGGTGCCGTGCTACAGGAAACGTTAAAGACCAGAGATGCACCTGAACAAGCGGTCGAAGATGAGGAGGTCGACTATGAGGAAATAGGAGTGGCCGACACCTTTGCAGCTTACTGGCCCAGCAAACTGAAGTTTGGAAGGGCCCATCCCGATCCCGTGGTGGAAACGGCCACTCTGTCCTCCGTTGAGCTTCCCAATATAACCTATGAGTTGGCCCTACCCCAGAAAACCACCGAATGTTTGAGTGCCCTGCAGCTGGAGGCAGTGGTCTATGCCTGTCAGGCTCACGAGAAGTACCTGCCAACCGGAGAACGAGCTGGATTTCTGCTGGGCGATGGGGCTGGTGTGGGCAAAGGTCGCACCATTGCCGGCATTATTTTCGATAACTACGTGAAAGGCCGGAAGCGAGCCCTTTGGGTCTCAGTCTCCAGTGACCTCAAGTTCGATGCAGAGCGGGATCTAGCCGATATAGGTGCCCACGAAAATATCCGTGTAGCGACAATCAATAAGTTTAAATACAGCCCCATTGATTCCGAAGAAAATGAAACCTTCAAGCGCGGCGTGATATTTTGCACTTACACAGCTTTAATTGGAGAATCGATGACGACCAACTCGAAGTACAAGACTCGTTTTCGCCAGTTGACCAATTGGCTTGGCAGAAATTTCGAAGGAGTGATCGTCTTCGATGAGTGCCACAAGGCCAAGAACCTAAGCCTGATGAATGTGGGTAAGTCCACCAAGACGGGAACGACTGTTCTGGATCTGCAGAGAAGGTTGCCAAACGCCAGAGTGGTGTATGCTTCAGCCACGGGAGCAAGTGAGCCCCGGAATATGGCCTATATGACCAGATTGGGCCTGTGGGGTACAGGTACAGCTTATCCAGAATTCTACGAATTTGTTAACGCCGTGGAGAAGCGCGGCATAGGAGCCATGGAAATCGTGGCCATGGATATGAAGCTAAGAGGTACTTACATAGCTCGTCAACTGAGCTTCAAGGATGTGAGTTTTCGTATCGAGGAGGTGAACATGTCGAAGGAATTTCGCAAGAGCTATAATTTGTCTGCCGAACTCTGGGCCGAAATAAACAAGAAGTTCCAGAAGGCCTGTCGCCTAATGTGCGTCGAGAATAGGGTGCAGAAGATTATAACCTGTCAATTTTGGTGCGCCCATCAGCGTTTCTTCAAGAACCTGTGCATCGCCTCCAAAGTGAATCACGTGGTAAAGATGACGCGGCAGGCGACACGAATGGGCAAGGCGGTGGTCATTGGCCTTCAATCTACTGGGGAGTCGCGCACCCTGGAGCACCTAGAACGTCATCATGGAAAACTAAACAGCTTTGTGTCCACCTCGAAGATGATCATTCAGTCGTTTGTAGAGAAGCACTTCCCAGCTCCAAAACGCGACTCGTTTCATCATTTACTGAATACGGGTGAGTTTGAGCCTGAGGCACGTTGCCGCCCACCCAGACAGAAGAAGATGAAAATGGATACCGAATGGGTTGAAGATGATATGGATGCCGAGGCGGTCGAGAGCGACATCGAGATGTACGATAAAAACGGTAATGTGGCTGTTGCTAAGCCTGGACAAAAGCGGCGAGGACGACCGCCCAAGGCGGACAAAG TGGAGAAGATTACCATGCAAGAGCGCATTCTGGAGCATCTTCGCAATAATATGAAGGAAGAGGATAACGAACCGGAACCCACAGACCCTTTAGACAATACCAAGCCCCCAAAGACAAACATCACGGAGCGTGATGTAGAACGCTGCATAAACATGCGTGAGATTCTGCTGGAAAAAATAGATATTCTGGGCAAGAAGTTGCCGCCCAACACGCTCGACAAACTAATCTCTGAACTGGGTGGCACCAATTTGGTGGCAGAGATGACGGGCCGTCGTGGAAGAGTTGTGCGAACGGAGTACGATGGCTACAAGTATGAGCCACGTTGTGAGAACGACTCCACTATGGACCTGGTCAATTATCGGGAGAAGCAGCGCTTCATGGATGGCAGCAAGCACGTGGCCATAATCTCGGAGGCGGCCTCCAGTGGAATATCTTTACAGAGTGACAAGAGGGTTTCCAATCAGCGGCGTCGTCTGCACATTACTTTGGAACTACCATGGAGTGCAGATAGGGCCATACAGCAATTTGGGCGCACCCATCGCTCCAATCAGGTCAATGCACCAGAATATGTATTTGTGATTACGGATCTGGCTGGTGAGCGTCGATTTGCATCCACGGTGGCCAAGAGACTGGAGAGCTTAGGAGCCCTTACCCAAGGCGATCGTCGCGCCACCGATGCCCGTGATCTCTCCCAGTTCAATATCGATAATAGCATCGGGCGCATGGCCCTTGAGAATGTGATGCAACAGCTGACCAGCGGTAAACCACTGGACCGGTCTCAAGTGCCTCAATCCTATAAAGGAAACTTCCTCTACGATTGTTGCGTGGCAATGGCCGGCGTGGGAATGATCAATGTGCGGGAGGAGAACAAGGTCAAGGTGTTCACCGTGGAGAAGGATAGTAATAATATCTCTAAGTTTTTAAACCGCATCCTTGGTTGCCGGGTGGAAGTGCAGAATGCCCTTTTTAAATTCTTTCTGGACCAGATGTACTCACTGATCATGCAACTGAAGCGCACAGGACGCTTCGATCTGGGGATTCTAGATCTGGATGCCCATGGAGCAAGTGTAAAATCCATCAAGCTGATGAGGTTCATTAGGAATCACGCTACAGGAACGGCGGCCACCGAACTTCACACTGTGACAGTGGAACGTGGTATGTCCTTTGAGACAGCCCTAACCAA ATACCGAAAGGAGGGCCAATACGAACACGAAGGCTTCTATGTTCTACAAAAGCTGCGCCAAAACAAGAACTCTTCAATTTTATGCCTGCAGGCACCGTCCAATTCATCGGATGTATCAAAGGGGAAGATCAATTTGCAAATCTACCGACCCAATACAGGTCCCCAAGTGCGATTGGAGACACATGCCTCCATTTCATCACGATATGTGAAAGTAAGCCCGGAAGAGGCCCAAACATACTGGGTGCAGCAGTACGAATTGTGCTTGAATGTGTGCTCACACCTCTACTGGAATCGGCCATGTCCAATGCCGACGGGCTGTGAAGTGGGACTACGAATGCGCACCTACCACGTGCTCTCCGGGTTAATGCTACCGATTTGGGACCGGATCGAACTCATTATCGTGAATAGCGGACACAAGATCCAGATCATACGCATGAAGACCGATGAGAACAAGAAGATAGTGGGCACGGTGGTGCCGCATGCCGCATACGATGACCTGGTGGACGATTTGTCCACGGGTTCCATCGTGGAGAGCTATTAA